A genomic window from Winogradskyella sp. J14-2 includes:
- a CDS encoding EF-hand domain-containing protein, which produces MISKTLKLGVLVIAICAVSFTEAQERQRKHKPSPEELFQKLDANDDGALSLDEFKDKRQREEIKEETISEHFKDLDTDSNGSLSEEEFTARKEVMKQKRIEERFSEMDKDGNGTIDLDEYKAFVENRKKERPKRKHGKH; this is translated from the coding sequence ATGATTTCAAAAACATTAAAATTAGGCGTATTAGTTATCGCAATTTGCGCTGTATCATTTACAGAGGCACAAGAAAGACAACGTAAACACAAACCAAGTCCTGAGGAGTTATTTCAAAAATTAGACGCTAATGATGATGGAGCATTATCGTTAGATGAATTTAAAGACAAACGTCAGCGAGAGGAAATAAAGGAAGAAACAATTAGCGAACACTTTAAAGACTTAGATACCGATTCTAATGGCTCATTATCAGAAGAAGAATTTACAGCCAGAAAAGAAGTAATGAAGCAAAAACGCATTGAAGAACGTTTTTCAGAAATGGACAAGGATGGTAACGGAACTATTGATTTAGACGAATATAAAGCCTTTGTAGAAAACCGCAAAAAAGAAAGACCAAAGCGCAAACATGGTAAACACTAA
- a CDS encoding YitT family protein, with product MKIISEYVQIIFGIILASIGLKAFLLPNGFLDGGVTGIALLISSVLDINISILLILFSIPFLILGFYTVSKRIVIKSIISILGLALFIQFENFSTITEDKLLISIFGGLFLGAGIGIAIRNGSVLDGSEILGIYLNDKFGISIGQIILIFNIVLFSITALVLSVEVALYSILTYIVTAKVTDLIIEGFEDFIGVTIVSKKFEAIEVAITEELGTGMTLYKGTRGLGSSGKTEDFDIIHTIVNRIDIKKLYRVVDKIDPKAFIVEFDVNTVKGGVLRHYLDKKKNKVLPKL from the coding sequence ATGAAAATTATTTCAGAGTATGTTCAAATTATTTTTGGTATCATATTAGCAAGTATTGGTTTAAAAGCTTTTTTATTGCCTAATGGTTTTTTAGATGGTGGTGTTACTGGTATCGCACTTTTAATAAGTTCTGTTTTAGATATTAATATTTCTATACTTCTGATACTTTTCAGCATACCTTTTTTAATCTTAGGTTTTTATACGGTTTCAAAACGAATTGTCATAAAATCCATAATTAGTATTCTCGGTTTAGCGCTGTTTATTCAATTTGAAAACTTTAGTACAATTACAGAAGATAAGCTATTAATATCCATTTTTGGTGGTTTATTTCTTGGAGCTGGTATCGGGATTGCCATAAGAAATGGTTCTGTTTTAGACGGTTCTGAAATTTTGGGTATTTATCTAAATGATAAATTTGGTATTAGTATTGGCCAAATTATCTTAATTTTCAATATAGTTCTATTTAGTATTACCGCGTTAGTACTTTCAGTAGAAGTTGCGCTCTATTCTATATTAACTTACATCGTGACTGCAAAAGTAACAGATCTAATTATAGAAGGATTTGAAGATTTTATTGGTGTTACTATTGTTTCAAAAAAATTTGAAGCAATTGAAGTTGCTATAACAGAAGAATTGGGTACTGGTATGACACTTTATAAAGGAACAAGAGGTTTGGGCAGTTCTGGAAAAACAGAAGACTTTGACATTATACATACTATTGTTAATCGTATAGATATAAAAAAATTGTATCGTGTTGTCGATAAGATAGATCCAAAAGCTTTTATTGTTGAGTTTGATGTTAATACTGTAAAAGGAGGTGTTCTACGCCATTATCTTGATAAGAAAAAGAACAAAGTACTACCTAAGTTATAA
- a CDS encoding tRNA (cytidine(34)-2'-O)-methyltransferase: protein MALNIVLIEPEIPNNTGNIGRLALATGSRLHLVKPFGFEIDDKRLKRAGLDYWQHLEVIYYENKDEFFNQNEDKKMAFLSSHGTKSYWDINFEDDMFLVFGKESVGLPKPLIKERKEDLFKIPMYSENIRSLNLSNAVSIIVYEGLRQLR, encoded by the coding sequence AAACATTGTCCTTATAGAACCCGAAATACCAAACAACACGGGTAATATTGGTCGTTTAGCTTTGGCTACAGGATCTCGACTGCACTTGGTAAAACCTTTTGGTTTTGAAATTGATGACAAACGTCTAAAACGTGCTGGACTTGATTATTGGCAACATCTTGAAGTTATTTATTACGAAAACAAAGATGAATTCTTCAACCAAAATGAAGATAAAAAGATGGCTTTTCTGAGCAGTCATGGTACTAAATCGTATTGGGATATTAATTTTGAAGATGATATGTTTCTTGTTTTTGGTAAAGAATCTGTTGGTCTTCCAAAACCTTTAATTAAAGAACGAAAAGAAGACTTGTTTAAAATACCAATGTACAGTGAAAACATTAGAAGTCTTAATCTATCAAATGCCGTGAGCATTATCGTATACGAAGGTCTAAGGCAACTTCGTTAA